In Kitasatospora sp. NBC_00240, the following are encoded in one genomic region:
- a CDS encoding endonuclease/exonuclease/phosphatase family protein — MSQLRIATFNLLHGQPLAPDGSPLDLPSAAGDPLAEAIAGLDADVLAIQEVDRHQERSGLIDQAAVAAKAMGAADWRFAAALHGHPAPVAGWVQDRTVSGLQVYGPTEVGTATDLPSYGTALLTRLPVHHWRARRFAPAPFGLPLRVAGRRGLTPVPDEPRAALAAVLEGERGPFTVVAAHLSFVPGWNMAQLAGIRRWIADLPQPYLVLGDFNLIGAVPRTVLGGATALERSGPRRMRELRAARRAGAALAEPRRRRVREPRARLQGWHDLARIPTYPSHRPAVQFDHVLAVGVPRGAVGASLAPRTAVSDHRPLVVEVGL, encoded by the coding sequence GTGAGCCAGTTGCGCATCGCCACCTTCAACCTGTTGCACGGTCAGCCGCTGGCCCCCGACGGCAGCCCGCTGGACCTCCCGTCCGCGGCCGGCGACCCGCTCGCCGAGGCGATCGCCGGCCTGGACGCCGACGTGCTGGCGATCCAGGAGGTGGACCGCCACCAGGAGCGGTCCGGCCTGATCGACCAGGCCGCCGTCGCCGCCAAGGCGATGGGCGCCGCCGACTGGCGCTTCGCCGCCGCCCTGCACGGCCACCCGGCGCCGGTGGCCGGCTGGGTGCAGGACCGCACGGTCAGCGGCCTGCAGGTGTACGGCCCCACCGAGGTCGGCACCGCCACCGACCTGCCCTCGTACGGCACGGCGCTGCTCACCCGGCTGCCGGTGCACCACTGGCGGGCCCGCCGGTTCGCGCCGGCGCCGTTCGGTCTGCCGCTGCGGGTGGCCGGCCGGCGCGGGCTCACCCCCGTGCCGGACGAGCCGCGGGCGGCGCTGGCCGCCGTACTGGAGGGCGAGCGCGGACCGTTCACCGTGGTCGCCGCGCACCTGTCCTTCGTGCCGGGCTGGAACATGGCCCAGCTGGCCGGCATCCGCAGGTGGATCGCCGACCTGCCGCAGCCCTACCTGGTGCTGGGGGACTTCAACCTGATCGGCGCGGTGCCCCGCACCGTGCTCGGCGGGGCCACCGCGCTGGAACGCTCCGGCCCGCGCCGGATGCGCGAGCTGCGGGCCGCCCGCCGGGCCGGGGCGGCCCTCGCGGAGCCGCGCCGACGCCGGGTGCGCGAGCCGCGGGCCCGGCTGCAGGGCTGGCACGACCTGGCCAGGATCCCCACCTACCCCTCGCACCGGCCGGCCGTGCAGTTCGACCACGTGCTCGCCGTCGGGGTGCCGCGCGGCGCCGTCGGGGCCTCCCTGGCGCCGCGCACCGCGGTCTCCGACCACCGGCCGCTGGTGGTGGAGGTCGGGCTCTGA
- a CDS encoding PP2C family protein-serine/threonine phosphatase, translated as MSATGWIRERFAGPTPGAAPGGTGTWPRTALALPFIGMALVVALNYFTDTGVTVEPALTAVPALAAVVSRRTWYPLLIGLCTEAAAFLMALSSDSLGESVHSATVFAIVLVAAIGWVSATLRLRQEKALADAQLVAEVARRVLLRPVPDRVGSVRAAVHYAAAAAQARIGGDLYELVNTRHGVRAVVGDVRGKGLNAVETAAAVLGAFREAAHQEPALDKVAGWLAVSLDRALHENDHTGVEEEFVTLVLIGVGPDGTAEIANCGHPSPLLLREGEGVRVLGLDETVPPLGVLDPADVCPPVQRVRLSPGDRVLLFTDGVVEARDRAGAFYPLAERLPAHALGHPAEVLHRVHEDVVRHVGRQLGDDAAMLLLQYDPLTPATVLPHQNGQLTHY; from the coding sequence TTGAGCGCGACCGGATGGATCAGAGAGCGCTTCGCGGGGCCGACCCCGGGGGCCGCTCCGGGCGGTACCGGCACCTGGCCGAGGACGGCACTCGCGCTGCCGTTCATCGGCATGGCGCTGGTGGTCGCCCTCAACTACTTCACCGACACCGGGGTGACGGTCGAACCGGCCCTCACCGCAGTCCCCGCGCTGGCCGCCGTGGTCAGTCGCCGCACCTGGTACCCGCTGCTGATCGGGCTCTGCACCGAGGCGGCGGCCTTCCTGATGGCCCTCTCCAGCGACTCGCTCGGGGAGTCCGTGCACAGCGCCACCGTCTTCGCCATCGTCCTGGTCGCCGCCATCGGCTGGGTCAGCGCCACCCTGCGCCTGCGTCAGGAGAAGGCCCTGGCCGACGCCCAGCTGGTGGCCGAGGTCGCCCGCCGGGTGCTGCTGCGGCCGGTCCCGGACCGGGTCGGCAGCGTCCGGGCGGCCGTGCACTACGCGGCCGCCGCCGCGCAGGCCCGGATCGGTGGCGACCTCTACGAGCTGGTCAACACCCGGCACGGCGTCCGGGCGGTGGTCGGCGACGTCCGCGGCAAGGGTCTGAACGCGGTCGAGACCGCCGCCGCCGTGCTCGGCGCCTTCCGGGAGGCCGCGCACCAGGAGCCCGCGCTGGACAAGGTGGCCGGCTGGCTGGCCGTCAGCCTCGACCGGGCCCTGCACGAGAACGACCACACCGGGGTGGAGGAGGAGTTCGTCACACTCGTGCTGATCGGGGTCGGGCCGGACGGCACCGCGGAGATCGCCAACTGCGGACACCCCTCGCCGCTGCTGCTGCGGGAGGGCGAGGGCGTCCGGGTGCTGGGGCTGGACGAGACCGTCCCGCCGCTCGGCGTCCTCGACCCGGCGGACGTCTGCCCGCCGGTGCAGCGGGTCCGGCTGAGCCCCGGCGACCGGGTCCTGCTCTTCACCGACGGCGTGGTCGAGGCCCGGGACCGCGCCGGCGCCTTCTACCCGCTCGCCGAGCGCCTGCCGGCGCACGCCCTGGGCCACCCGGCCGAGGTGCTGCACCGGGTGCACGAGGACGTGGTCCGCCATGTCGGCCGGCAGCTCGGCGACGACGCCGCGATGCTCCTGCTGCAGTACGACCCGCTCACCCCCGCCACGGTGCTGCCGCACCAGAACGGCCAGTTGACGCACTACTAG
- a CDS encoding ATP-dependent DNA helicase: MNAVLDHPDQLKELLGIPFNPEQMRALGAPLEPAVIVAGAGSGKTTVMAARVVWLVGSGAVRPEEVLGLTFTNKAAGELSERVRTALYSARILEPDEVGGPGEEPLGLPEISTYHAFAGRLLKEHGLRIGIEPEVRLLADATRFQLAAKVLRAERGPFPSLTGTFSALVADLIALDGELAEHLTEPEELRAWDAALLDTLAGVRLTNDDLRAVPVAARARQELLRLVEEYRRRKRSAGLMDFGDQIAAAARLAQQRPEVGAVLRGQYKVVLLDEYQDTSVAQRLMLAGLFGRGPGSVPGEGGHPVTAVGDPCQAIYGWRGASVANLDDFPVHFPRRDGAPAARYSLSENRRSGGRLLAFANELAAPLRAMHEGVEALRPAPGADQDGFVRAALLPTHAEEIDWLADSVAHLVRTGTAPGRIAVLCRGGAAFPDIHAALVAREVPVEVVGLGGLLQLPEVADLVAVCEVLQDPTANAALVRLLIGPRWRIGPRDLALLGRRAADLVRTARPAGVDALAAAVADTDPTEVVSLADALETFLDAEQPDDLAFSPEARVRFARLAREVRELRRSLADPLMDVLHRVLTVTGLEVELAASPLALAARRRETLHAFLDVAAGFADLDGDPGLAAFLGFLRAAQEYERGLDSSLPGGEDTVKVLTAHKSKGLEWDVVAVPGLVKGSFPSSTARERWTSTKRVLPHALRGDAATLPDVRGDWTGRTMTAFKNAMSAHAATEELRLGYVAFTRPRSLLLASGHWWGPSQKRPRGPSEFLLDVRAHCERPGNGEIEHWAEAPPKDAENPALADAVERPWPLPLDPDAQHARRRVADVVRRRLAGQPPPGPERMAVEDQRRTDSWDRDLDALLGELERSRRSVRDVPLPAALSATQLMRLAADPDGFARDLARPMPRPPQPAARRGTRFHAWVQARIEPLLLVEPDALPGTDDDGIEDERDLELLKEAFLRTPYAHRTPHRVEAPFQLVLAGRVVRGRIDAVYRTDDSESGAAGASRYEVVDWKTNREETADPLQLAVYRVAWAEQAGVPPEQVTASFLYVRSGRIEQPAGLPGRKELERLLIGNSEE; the protein is encoded by the coding sequence GTGAATGCCGTGCTCGACCACCCCGACCAGCTCAAGGAGCTGCTCGGCATCCCCTTCAACCCGGAGCAGATGCGGGCCCTCGGCGCGCCGCTGGAGCCGGCCGTGATCGTGGCCGGCGCGGGTTCCGGCAAGACCACGGTGATGGCGGCCCGGGTGGTCTGGCTGGTCGGTTCGGGCGCGGTCCGGCCGGAGGAGGTGCTCGGTCTCACCTTCACCAACAAGGCGGCCGGCGAGCTGTCCGAGCGGGTCCGGACGGCCCTGTACAGCGCCCGCATCCTGGAGCCGGACGAGGTCGGCGGCCCCGGCGAGGAGCCGCTGGGACTGCCCGAGATCTCCACGTACCACGCGTTCGCCGGGCGGCTGCTCAAGGAGCACGGGCTGCGGATCGGCATCGAGCCGGAGGTCCGGCTGCTCGCCGACGCCACCCGGTTCCAGCTGGCCGCCAAGGTGCTGCGCGCCGAGCGCGGCCCGTTCCCATCGCTGACCGGCACCTTCTCCGCGCTGGTCGCCGACCTGATCGCACTGGACGGCGAGCTGGCCGAGCACCTCACCGAACCCGAGGAGCTGCGTGCCTGGGACGCCGCGCTGCTCGACACCCTGGCCGGGGTCAGGCTCACCAACGACGACCTGCGGGCCGTGCCGGTGGCCGCCCGGGCCCGGCAGGAGCTGCTGCGGCTGGTCGAGGAGTACCGGCGCCGCAAGCGCTCCGCCGGCCTGATGGACTTCGGCGACCAGATAGCCGCCGCCGCCCGGCTCGCCCAGCAGCGGCCCGAGGTGGGGGCGGTGCTGCGCGGGCAGTACAAGGTGGTCCTGCTCGACGAGTACCAGGACACCTCGGTGGCCCAGCGCCTGATGCTGGCCGGGCTCTTCGGCCGCGGGCCCGGGAGCGTCCCCGGCGAGGGCGGCCACCCGGTCACCGCGGTCGGCGACCCCTGCCAGGCGATCTACGGCTGGCGCGGCGCCTCGGTGGCGAACCTGGACGACTTCCCCGTGCACTTCCCCCGGCGCGACGGCGCCCCCGCCGCCCGCTACTCGCTCAGCGAGAACCGCCGCAGCGGAGGCCGGCTGCTGGCCTTCGCCAACGAGCTGGCCGCGCCGCTGCGGGCCATGCACGAGGGGGTCGAGGCGCTGCGCCCCGCGCCCGGCGCCGATCAGGACGGCTTCGTCCGGGCGGCGCTGCTGCCCACCCACGCCGAGGAGATCGACTGGCTGGCGGACTCCGTCGCCCACCTGGTGCGCACCGGCACCGCGCCGGGGCGGATCGCGGTGCTCTGCCGGGGCGGGGCGGCCTTCCCCGACATCCATGCCGCGCTGGTGGCGCGCGAGGTCCCGGTGGAGGTGGTGGGCCTCGGCGGGCTGCTGCAACTGCCGGAGGTCGCCGACCTGGTCGCGGTCTGCGAGGTGCTGCAGGACCCGACGGCCAACGCCGCGCTGGTCCGGCTGCTGATCGGCCCGCGCTGGCGGATCGGCCCGCGCGATCTGGCGCTGCTCGGGCGCCGCGCGGCCGACCTGGTCCGCACCGCCCGCCCGGCGGGGGTGGACGCGCTGGCGGCGGCCGTCGCCGACACCGATCCGACCGAGGTGGTCTCGCTGGCCGACGCGCTGGAGACCTTCCTGGACGCCGAACAGCCCGACGACCTGGCGTTCTCGCCCGAGGCGCGGGTCCGCTTCGCCCGCCTCGCCCGGGAGGTCCGCGAGCTGCGCCGCTCGCTGGCCGACCCGCTGATGGACGTCCTGCACCGGGTGCTGACCGTCACCGGCCTGGAGGTGGAGCTCGCCGCGTCGCCGCTGGCGCTGGCCGCCCGGCGCCGCGAGACGCTGCACGCCTTCCTGGACGTCGCGGCCGGCTTCGCCGACCTCGACGGGGACCCTGGTCTCGCGGCCTTCCTGGGGTTCCTGCGGGCTGCCCAGGAGTACGAGCGCGGCCTGGACAGCAGCCTGCCCGGCGGCGAGGACACCGTGAAGGTGCTCACCGCCCACAAGTCCAAGGGGCTGGAGTGGGACGTGGTCGCGGTGCCCGGACTGGTCAAGGGCAGCTTCCCGTCCTCGACCGCCCGCGAGCGCTGGACCAGCACCAAGCGGGTGCTGCCGCACGCGCTGCGCGGGGACGCCGCCACCCTGCCCGACGTCCGGGGCGACTGGACCGGCCGGACCATGACCGCCTTCAAGAACGCCATGTCGGCGCATGCCGCGACCGAGGAACTGCGCCTGGGCTACGTGGCGTTCACCCGCCCGCGGAGCCTGCTGCTGGCCTCCGGGCACTGGTGGGGGCCGAGCCAGAAGCGGCCGCGCGGCCCCTCCGAGTTCCTGCTGGACGTCCGCGCGCACTGCGAGCGGCCGGGCAACGGCGAGATCGAGCACTGGGCCGAGGCGCCGCCCAAGGACGCCGAGAACCCGGCGCTGGCCGACGCGGTGGAGCGGCCCTGGCCGCTGCCGCTCGACCCGGACGCGCAGCACGCCCGGCGCCGGGTCGCCGACGTGGTGCGCCGCCGGCTCGCCGGGCAGCCGCCGCCCGGGCCCGAGCGGATGGCCGTCGAGGACCAGCGCCGTACCGACTCCTGGGACCGCGACCTGGACGCCCTGCTGGGCGAGTTGGAACGCTCCCGGCGCAGCGTCCGCGACGTGCCGCTGCCCGCGGCCCTGTCCGCCACCCAGCTGATGCGGCTGGCCGCCGACCCGGACGGCTTCGCCCGGGACCTCGCCCGCCCGATGCCCCGGCCGCCGCAGCCGGCCGCCCGCCGCGGGACGCGCTTCCACGCCTGGGTGCAGGCGAGGATCGAGCCGCTGCTGCTGGTCGAGCCGGACGCCCTGCCGGGCACGGACGACGACGGCATCGAGGACGAACGCGACCTGGAGCTGCTCAAGGAGGCGTTCCTGCGCACCCCGTACGCGCACCGGACCCCGCACCGGGTCGAGGCGCCGTTCCAGCTGGTGCTGGCGGGCCGGGTGGTGCGCGGCCGGATCGACGCGGTGTACCGCACTGATGACAGTGAGTCAGGAGCGGCGGGAGCGTCACGCTACGAAGTGGTGGACTGGAAGACCAATCGGGAGGAGACTGCCGACCCGTTGCAACTGGCGGTCTACCGGGTGGCCTGGGCCGAACAGGCCGGTGTCCCGCCGGAGCAGGTCACGGCTTCGTTCCTGTACGTCCGCAGCGGTCGGATCGAACAACCGGCAGGACTTCCTGGTCGAAAAGAGTTGGAACGGCTCCTGATCGGGAACAGTGAAGAATGA
- a CDS encoding ATP-dependent DNA helicase, translated as MTSPYRLVRSPLAQPAPPVLDPYQQAVVEHAGGPLLVLAGPGTGKTTTLVEAVARRIEQGTDPDRILVLTFSRKAAMELRDRMSARIGAAAAAPQATVPAARQAPEAAGPQAAQEPVLRSPQDPVLRSPQASALRSPQATTFHSFCYALLRSHQDPEAYAEPLRLLSGPEQDVMVRELLAGGAEDARLGAGRISWPLDLRACLTTRGFADEVRAVLARSRELGLGEAELKRFADGVQRPDWAAAAHFLADYLDVLDLRGVLDYAELVHRAVLLAERPEVGDELRRRYDVVFVDEYQDTDPSQVRLLRQLAGGGRDLVAVGDPDQSIYAFRGADINGILDFPQAFPKADGDPADVLVLRVSRRSGAVLLAASRELARRMPMGRLPADKLAQHRALLPSREGGRVEVYTYATPGTELDSVADLLRRAHLEDGVPWGEMAVLVRAGGRSIPGVRRALSAAGVPLEIDGDDVPLREEPAVTPLLLALRVCAEQAALDRPGRRFPDAVEAVEEPADGPADGPADAEEDGRGPAADGPLTADLARTLLTGPLGGMDGSDLRRLGRALREEERQVLRQAERAGQDGPDGQGAPVRPAGATVRSAEELIREALAEPERLVAMDPSYARRARDLGMLLRKVRELLAGGGTAKEALWALWDGSRRWRERLERAALRGGAGGRNADRDLDALCALFETAARAEEQVTGHRSALDLLAELEAQDIAADTLTVRAVRPDAVRLMTAHRSKGLEWRVVVVAGVQDGLWPDLRRRGSLLEADRIGRDGLAEPLSPAALLGEERRLFYVAATRAKERLIVTAVKAPAEDGDEPSRFLRELYREELDPRTGRVLRRTPQVVVEDITHRPRRPLSVPALVAELRAVTVDPHRSPELRRAAAERLARLAAAADEDGLPLVPVAHPDRWWGLDDATAAPDPLRRPDVPVRLSGSGLEQLENCSLQWFLDKEVQARTTSSAAQGFGNVVHALTDEVGSGRTPADLAVLMERLDTVWDALAFDAPWKSHQEKHEARAALERFLNWHVLERGRSTVATEHGFDVTLDVGGIAVQIRGSMDRVEKDAAGRAYVVDFKTGKQIPTEKSLPEHKQLAVYQLAVRAGALNELPGFETGVPMPGGAELVHLRAADKALPDGPKVQQQAPPDGEPWIENLLADAAGRVLAERFVPATGTGCDRCSFRRSCSAQRDGAQLIE; from the coding sequence GTGACCTCCCCCTACCGTTTGGTGCGCAGCCCGCTCGCGCAGCCCGCCCCGCCTGTGCTGGACCCGTACCAGCAGGCGGTGGTCGAGCATGCCGGCGGCCCGCTGCTGGTGCTCGCGGGGCCGGGGACGGGCAAGACCACCACCCTGGTCGAGGCGGTCGCCCGGCGGATCGAGCAGGGCACCGACCCCGACCGGATCCTGGTGCTGACCTTCAGTCGCAAGGCCGCCATGGAACTCCGCGACCGGATGTCCGCCCGGATCGGCGCCGCCGCGGCCGCCCCGCAGGCGACCGTGCCGGCGGCACGGCAGGCACCCGAGGCCGCCGGCCCCCAGGCTGCGCAGGAGCCTGTGCTCCGGTCGCCGCAGGACCCTGTGCTCCGGTCGCCGCAGGCGTCTGCGCTCCGGTCGCCGCAGGCGACCACGTTCCACTCCTTCTGCTACGCCCTCCTCCGCTCCCACCAGGACCCCGAGGCCTACGCGGAGCCGCTGCGCCTGCTCTCCGGCCCCGAGCAGGACGTGATGGTCCGCGAGCTGCTGGCCGGCGGCGCCGAGGACGCCCGGCTCGGCGCCGGCCGGATCAGCTGGCCGCTTGACCTGCGGGCCTGCCTGACCACCCGCGGCTTCGCCGACGAGGTCCGTGCCGTGCTCGCCCGCAGCCGTGAGCTCGGTCTCGGCGAGGCCGAGCTGAAGCGCTTCGCGGACGGGGTGCAGCGCCCGGACTGGGCCGCAGCCGCCCACTTCCTGGCCGACTACCTGGACGTCCTGGACCTGCGCGGCGTGCTCGACTACGCCGAGCTGGTGCACCGGGCGGTCCTGCTCGCCGAGCGCCCCGAGGTGGGGGACGAGCTGCGCCGGCGCTACGACGTGGTGTTCGTCGACGAGTACCAGGACACCGACCCGTCCCAGGTGCGGCTGCTGCGGCAGCTGGCGGGCGGCGGCCGCGACCTGGTCGCGGTCGGCGACCCGGACCAGTCGATCTACGCCTTCCGCGGCGCCGACATCAACGGCATCCTCGACTTCCCGCAGGCCTTCCCGAAGGCCGACGGCGACCCGGCCGACGTCCTGGTGCTGCGGGTCTCCCGGCGCTCCGGCGCGGTGCTGCTGGCCGCCTCCCGGGAGCTGGCCCGCCGGATGCCGATGGGCCGGCTGCCCGCCGACAAGCTCGCCCAGCACCGGGCCCTGCTGCCCTCCCGCGAGGGCGGCCGGGTGGAGGTGTACACCTACGCCACCCCCGGCACCGAGCTGGACAGCGTCGCCGACCTGCTGCGCCGCGCGCACCTGGAGGACGGCGTGCCGTGGGGCGAGATGGCGGTGCTGGTCCGGGCCGGCGGCCGCTCGATCCCCGGGGTCCGGCGGGCCCTGAGCGCGGCCGGCGTACCGCTGGAGATCGACGGTGACGATGTGCCGCTGCGCGAGGAGCCGGCGGTGACGCCGCTGCTGCTCGCCCTGCGGGTCTGCGCGGAGCAGGCGGCCCTGGACCGGCCCGGCCGCCGGTTCCCCGACGCGGTCGAGGCCGTGGAAGAGCCCGCGGACGGCCCCGCGGACGGCCCCGCGGACGCGGAGGAGGACGGGCGGGGGCCCGCCGCCGACGGTCCGCTCACCGCCGACCTCGCCCGCACCCTGCTCACCGGCCCGCTCGGCGGCATGGACGGCTCCGACCTGCGCCGGCTCGGCCGCGCCCTGCGTGAGGAGGAGCGGCAGGTGCTGCGCCAGGCCGAGCGGGCCGGGCAGGACGGACCGGACGGGCAGGGCGCGCCCGTCCGCCCGGCGGGCGCCACCGTCCGCTCCGCCGAGGAGCTGATCCGCGAGGCACTGGCCGAGCCCGAGCGCCTGGTCGCGATGGACCCCTCGTACGCCCGGCGGGCCCGCGACCTCGGCATGCTGCTGCGCAAGGTCCGCGAGCTGCTGGCCGGCGGCGGCACCGCCAAGGAGGCGCTCTGGGCGCTCTGGGACGGCAGCCGCCGCTGGCGGGAGCGGCTGGAGCGCGCCGCCCTGCGCGGCGGCGCCGGCGGTCGCAACGCCGACCGCGACCTGGACGCGCTCTGCGCCCTGTTCGAGACCGCCGCCCGCGCCGAGGAGCAGGTCACCGGCCACCGCAGCGCCCTCGACCTGCTCGCCGAGCTGGAGGCGCAGGACATCGCCGCCGACACGCTGACCGTCCGCGCGGTGCGGCCCGACGCCGTCCGGCTGATGACGGCACACCGGTCCAAGGGCCTGGAGTGGCGGGTGGTCGTGGTGGCCGGCGTCCAGGACGGCCTCTGGCCCGACCTGCGCCGCCGCGGCTCGCTGCTGGAGGCCGACCGGATCGGCCGCGACGGCCTCGCCGAGCCGCTCTCCCCGGCCGCCCTGCTCGGCGAGGAGCGCCGGCTCTTCTACGTGGCCGCGACCAGGGCCAAGGAGCGGCTGATCGTCACCGCCGTCAAGGCGCCCGCCGAGGACGGCGACGAACCGTCCCGGTTCCTGCGCGAGCTGTACCGCGAGGAGCTGGACCCCAGGACCGGCCGGGTGCTGCGCCGCACCCCGCAGGTCGTGGTGGAGGACATCACCCACCGCCCGCGCCGCCCGCTGTCGGTGCCCGCGCTGGTCGCCGAACTGCGCGCGGTGACCGTCGACCCGCACCGCTCCCCGGAGCTGCGCCGGGCCGCCGCCGAGCGGCTCGCCAGGCTGGCCGCCGCGGCCGACGAGGACGGCCTGCCGCTGGTGCCGGTGGCGCACCCCGACCGCTGGTGGGGCCTGGACGACGCCACCGCCGCCCCTGACCCGCTGCGCCGGCCCGACGTACCGGTGCGGCTCTCCGGCAGCGGCCTGGAGCAGCTGGAGAACTGCTCCCTGCAGTGGTTCCTGGACAAGGAGGTCCAGGCGCGCACCACCAGCTCCGCCGCCCAGGGCTTCGGCAACGTGGTGCACGCGCTCACCGACGAGGTCGGCTCCGGCCGCACCCCCGCCGACCTCGCCGTGCTGATGGAGCGGCTGGACACGGTCTGGGACGCGCTCGCCTTCGACGCCCCCTGGAAGTCCCACCAGGAGAAGCACGAGGCCCGGGCCGCCCTGGAGCGCTTCCTGAACTGGCACGTCCTGGAGCGCGGCCGCAGTACGGTCGCCACCGAGCACGGCTTCGACGTCACCCTGGACGTGGGCGGCATCGCGGTGCAGATCCGCGGCTCGATGGACCGGGTCGAGAAGGACGCCGCCGGGCGCGCGTACGTCGTCGACTTCAAGACCGGCAAGCAGATCCCCACCGAGAAGTCGCTGCCCGAGCACAAGCAGCTCGCCGTCTACCAGCTGGCGGTGCGGGCGGGCGCGCTGAACGAGCTGCCCGGCTTCGAGACGGGCGTGCCGATGCCCGGCGGCGCCGAGCTGGTGCACCTGCGGGCGGCCGACAAGGCCCTGCCGGACGGTCCCAAGGTCCAGCAGCAGGCGCCCCCGGACGGCGAACCGTGGATCGAGAACCTGCTGGCCGACGCCGCCGGCCGGGTCCTCGCCGAACGCTTCGTGCCCGCCACCGGCACCGGCTGCGACCGCTGCTCCTTCCGCCGCAGCTGCTCGGCGCAGCGGGACGGCGCGCAGCTGATCGAGTAG
- a CDS encoding MGMT family protein, translating to MTDSGRHDGEGALPPFAELVLDLTERIPPGRVMTYGDVAEYLGEGGPRQVGRVMALYGGAVPWWRVIRADGALLPGHEQRALARYREEGTPLRSTAGRGPARGSRAAEDLPRVDLKLARWDGR from the coding sequence ATGACGGACAGCGGGAGGCACGACGGCGAGGGCGCGCTGCCCCCGTTCGCGGAGTTGGTCCTCGATCTTACCGAGCGGATCCCGCCGGGCCGGGTGATGACCTACGGGGACGTCGCCGAGTACCTGGGCGAGGGCGGCCCCCGGCAGGTCGGCCGGGTGATGGCGCTGTACGGCGGCGCGGTGCCGTGGTGGCGGGTGATCCGCGCGGACGGCGCCCTGCTGCCCGGCCACGAGCAGCGCGCGCTGGCCCGCTACCGGGAGGAGGGGACCCCGCTGCGCAGCACCGCCGGGCGGGGGCCGGCCCGGGGGTCGCGGGCGGCCGAGGACCTGCCCAGGGTCGATCTGAAGCTGGCCCGCTGGGACGGGCGGTAG